The following proteins come from a genomic window of Chelonia mydas isolate rCheMyd1 chromosome 15, rCheMyd1.pri.v2, whole genome shotgun sequence:
- the FAM222A gene encoding protein FAM222A isoform X1, whose amino-acid sequence MLACLQRTQNPPAQHLACPNKTLEPRKCETAASMHSPRYPSPAELDAYAQKVANNPLTIKIFPTNIRVPQHKHLNRTVNGYDTTGQRYSPYPVHSSGYQGLLAIVKASSKSIVKNSEGKRTKMSPAQVAIAPYPVSSTLAPGLSCAGHLNYHSTQKQLDAPVPPNVTVATSVIPLAGRNLTLQQSNLPSIQSIIYQINQQCQAQGSQQACQGVVVTNPSPAKHGAASGFASMATAGAAVAYAGAVLPDCRKGAELAISSNPAMTVGPKAGLYPDGMDYLLWQQKQQQLRMYSGGSGGGGAVSKSPETCAGVSRPYTLAGAVEKVSSSPLNCVGMHGNFSVGQYFAPPWNSILVTPNSDCYNPQELANGHRELGVPPSDGLSSKTLCNTSILSSSLQSLEYLINDIHPPCIKEQMLGKGYETVSVPRLLDHQHAHIRLPVYR is encoded by the coding sequence GTGAAACGGCGGCCTCCATGCATTCCCCACGCTACCCCAGCCCAGCCGAACTGGACGCCTATGCACAGAAAGTCGCCAACAACCCCCTAACGATCAAGATCTTTCCCACCAACATCAGGGTCCCCCAGCACAAGCACCTTAACCGGACGGTCAATGGGTACGACACGACAGGGCAGCGCTACAGCCCCTACCCCGTGCATTCCAGCGGCTACCAGGGCCTCCTGGCCATCGTAAAGGCCTCCAGCAAAAGCATCGTGAAGAACTCGGAGGGCAAGCGGACTAAGATGTCTCCAGCGCAGGTGGCCATTGCCCCCTACCCAGTGTCAAGCACTTTAGCGCCAGGCCTCTCGTGCGCCGGGCACTTGAATTATCACAGTACTCAGAAGCAGCTCGACGCTCCGGTCCCCCCAAACGTGACCGTAGCTACGTCCGTGATCCCGCTTGCAGGCCGGAACCTGACCCTGCAGCAGTCCAACTTGCCCTCTATCCAGAGCATCATCTACCAGATCAATCAGCAGTGccaggcccagggctcccagcaggcCTGCCAAGGGGTAGTGGTGACCAACCCCAGCCCCGCCAAGCACGGCGCGGCCAGTGGCTTCGCTAGCATGGCGACGGCGGGTGCTGCCGTGGCCTATGCCGGTGCCGTCCTGCCCGACTGCCGCAAAGGGGCAGAACTCGCCATAAGCTCCAACCCGGCCATGACCGTCGGCCCCAAGGCCGGCCTCTACCCGGATGGCATGGATTACCTTCTCTGgcagcagaaacagcagcagctccgAATGTACAGCGGGGGCAGCGGAGGGGGGGGCGCTGTCAGCAAGTCCCCGGAGACATGTGCGGGGGTCTCACGCCCCTACACCCTGGCGGGCGCGGTGGAGAAGGTCAGCTCCTCCCCTTTGAACTGTGTGGGCATGCACGGCAACTTCTCGGTGGGCCAGTATTTTGCCCCCCCTTGGAACAGCATCTTGGTCACCCCCAACAGCGACTGTTACAACCCCCAGGAGCTCGCCAACGGGCACCGCGAGCTCGGAGTGCCCCCCTCCGATGGCCTGTCCAGCAAAACGCTCTGCAATACCTCCATCCTTAGCAGCAGCCTCCAGTCGCTGGAGTATCTCATCAACGACATCCACCCGCCATGCATCAAAGAGCAGATGCTGGGCAAGGGCTACGAGACAGTGTCTGTGCCAAGACTCTTGGACCATCAACACGCCCACATTCGCCTGCCCGTCTACAGATAA
- the FAM222A gene encoding protein FAM222A isoform X2 yields MHSPRYPSPAELDAYAQKVANNPLTIKIFPTNIRVPQHKHLNRTVNGYDTTGQRYSPYPVHSSGYQGLLAIVKASSKSIVKNSEGKRTKMSPAQVAIAPYPVSSTLAPGLSCAGHLNYHSTQKQLDAPVPPNVTVATSVIPLAGRNLTLQQSNLPSIQSIIYQINQQCQAQGSQQACQGVVVTNPSPAKHGAASGFASMATAGAAVAYAGAVLPDCRKGAELAISSNPAMTVGPKAGLYPDGMDYLLWQQKQQQLRMYSGGSGGGGAVSKSPETCAGVSRPYTLAGAVEKVSSSPLNCVGMHGNFSVGQYFAPPWNSILVTPNSDCYNPQELANGHRELGVPPSDGLSSKTLCNTSILSSSLQSLEYLINDIHPPCIKEQMLGKGYETVSVPRLLDHQHAHIRLPVYR; encoded by the coding sequence ATGCATTCCCCACGCTACCCCAGCCCAGCCGAACTGGACGCCTATGCACAGAAAGTCGCCAACAACCCCCTAACGATCAAGATCTTTCCCACCAACATCAGGGTCCCCCAGCACAAGCACCTTAACCGGACGGTCAATGGGTACGACACGACAGGGCAGCGCTACAGCCCCTACCCCGTGCATTCCAGCGGCTACCAGGGCCTCCTGGCCATCGTAAAGGCCTCCAGCAAAAGCATCGTGAAGAACTCGGAGGGCAAGCGGACTAAGATGTCTCCAGCGCAGGTGGCCATTGCCCCCTACCCAGTGTCAAGCACTTTAGCGCCAGGCCTCTCGTGCGCCGGGCACTTGAATTATCACAGTACTCAGAAGCAGCTCGACGCTCCGGTCCCCCCAAACGTGACCGTAGCTACGTCCGTGATCCCGCTTGCAGGCCGGAACCTGACCCTGCAGCAGTCCAACTTGCCCTCTATCCAGAGCATCATCTACCAGATCAATCAGCAGTGccaggcccagggctcccagcaggcCTGCCAAGGGGTAGTGGTGACCAACCCCAGCCCCGCCAAGCACGGCGCGGCCAGTGGCTTCGCTAGCATGGCGACGGCGGGTGCTGCCGTGGCCTATGCCGGTGCCGTCCTGCCCGACTGCCGCAAAGGGGCAGAACTCGCCATAAGCTCCAACCCGGCCATGACCGTCGGCCCCAAGGCCGGCCTCTACCCGGATGGCATGGATTACCTTCTCTGgcagcagaaacagcagcagctccgAATGTACAGCGGGGGCAGCGGAGGGGGGGGCGCTGTCAGCAAGTCCCCGGAGACATGTGCGGGGGTCTCACGCCCCTACACCCTGGCGGGCGCGGTGGAGAAGGTCAGCTCCTCCCCTTTGAACTGTGTGGGCATGCACGGCAACTTCTCGGTGGGCCAGTATTTTGCCCCCCCTTGGAACAGCATCTTGGTCACCCCCAACAGCGACTGTTACAACCCCCAGGAGCTCGCCAACGGGCACCGCGAGCTCGGAGTGCCCCCCTCCGATGGCCTGTCCAGCAAAACGCTCTGCAATACCTCCATCCTTAGCAGCAGCCTCCAGTCGCTGGAGTATCTCATCAACGACATCCACCCGCCATGCATCAAAGAGCAGATGCTGGGCAAGGGCTACGAGACAGTGTCTGTGCCAAGACTCTTGGACCATCAACACGCCCACATTCGCCTGCCCGTCTACAGATAA